A window from Bufo bufo chromosome 1, aBufBuf1.1, whole genome shotgun sequence encodes these proteins:
- the LOC120987054 gene encoding sulfate transporter-like — protein MAQYMDSDYPLTDKFPDKSERSMSLPYNSVDLEEHIKPPLNIKEVILKKTEHCCRSTPGKLGRFLFDLFPVLTWLPRYKIKEYLLGDIVSGIIVGILTIPQSIAYSLLASQDPIYGLYSNFFCCIIYFLMATSHHNCVGTYGVLCLMIGESVNKHLKAAGFPEEGDMILNSTLVSNGTVCDRGCYAIMVATSLTFMVGLYQVLLGFFRLGFISMYLSEPLLSGFVTGSSLTIITSQMKYILGLKIPRRDGAGAVIMTWIDVFSNLKSVNICDLVTSAVATVVMLPIKFLNDLYKSKMKFPFPVELFVIIVATLVSHFFNFNGKYNTSICGTIPTGFLPPKAPQWGLIQRVATDAIPIAVIGFAMTVSLAEIFAKKHGYTVSTSQEMIAIGMCNLIPSFFHSFASCAALGKTLLKESTGSSTQLNGIVSAIVLVLVLLYFAPLFYSLQTCILGIITAINFKSAIMKFGDTPKMWRISKMDTIVWWVSMLASTVISSEIGLLVSVCFSMLCVIFRTQRPRATLLGQVSGTEIYEDQLKYKQLDNVPNIKIYRFDGSLYYANKDYFKSTLYSKTGVNPSLLLTLQRKAKKEEDNTNTQAKCSFFSKLNIIKIECKPHKSTDTPIPEINMHSLIIDCSAMQFVDSVGLSVLKEIRNDYGEIGIRVFLANCNPSVRQLLRRGDFFSGANNCIGEHAFHSVHDAVTFAERQFQKETRLKHNEGSFSATTEGGNEGTKQ, from the exons TATATGGATTCTGATTATCCTCTCACCGATAAGTTCCCTGACAAGAGTGAGCGCTCAATGTCACTACCTTACAACTCAGTGGACCTTGAAGAGCATATCAAGCCACCACTCAATATTAAAGAAGTAATTTTGAAGAAAACTGAACACTGTTGTAGAAGTACCCCAGGAAAATTAGGCAGATTTTTATTTGATCTTTTCCCCGTGCTTACTTGGCTTCCTCGCTATAAGATTAAGGAATACTTACTAGGTGACATTGTGTCTGGAATCATAGTTGGCATTCTTACCATTCCTCAGTCCATTGCGTATTCACTGTTGGCAAGCCAAGATCCCATTTATGGCTTATACTCTAACTTTTTTTGCTGTATTATCTACTTTTTGATGGCTACATCTCACCATAATTGTGTTGGTACATATGGGGTTCTGTGTCTGATGATAGGCGAGTCAGTAAACAAGCACCTAAAAGCAGCAGGTTTCCCTGAAGAGGGTGACATGATATTAAATTCAACACTTGTCAGCAATGGAACTGTATGTGATCGAGGCTGCTATGCGATTATGGTAGCCACGTCTTTAACTTTTATGGTTGGACTTTACCAG GTGCTTTTGGGATTCTTTCGCCTAGGTTTTATCTCAATGTATTTATCTGAACCCTTACTAAGCGGCTTTGTTACTGGGTCTTCACTCACCATCATAACCTCCCAGATGAAATATATTTTAGGCTTAAAGATTCCTCGTCGTGACGGTGCTGGGGCAGTGATTATGACATGGATTGATGTTTTCTCAAACTTAAAAAGCGTCAACATTTGTGACTTAGTGACAAGTGCTGTTGCAACAGTTGTTATGCTACCAATCAAGTTCCTTAATGATCTATATAAGTCTAAGATGAAATTTCCATTTCCAGTTGAGCTGTTTGTTATCATTGTGGCCACTTtggtttcccatttttttaatttcaatGGCAAGTATAACACATCAATTTGTGGAACAATTCCTACTGGATTTCTGCCCCCAAAAGCACCACAGTGGGGTTTGATTCAAAGAGTAGCAACTGATGCAATCCCCATTGCTGTAATTGGGTTTGCAATGACAGTATCCCTGGCTGAAATATTCGCTAAAAAACATGGGTATACTGTCAGTACTAGCCAGGAAATGATAGCTATAGGCATGTGCAATCTGATCCCATCTTTCTTTCACTCTTTTGCAAGTTGTGCTGCTCTAGGCAAAACCTTACTTAAAGAATCTACTGGTTCCAGCACTCAGCTCAATGGGATTGTGTCTGCCATAGTATTGGTACTAGTACTTCTATATTTTGCGCCACTCTTCTACTCACTGCAAACCTGTATTTTAGGAATTATCACAGCTATTAATTTTAAGAGTGCAATTATGAAATTTGGAGACACTCCAAAAATGTGGAGGATTAGCAAAATGGACACAATCGTATGGTGGGTCAGCATGTTAGCTTCTACTGTGATTTCTTCTGAGATTGGACTGTTGGTCAGTGTCTGCTTTTCAATGCTGTGTGTGATATTTCGTACACAGAGGCCAAGGGCTACTCTTTTAGGCCAAGTCAGTGGAACAGAGATTTACGAAGATCAGCTTAAATACAAACAGCTGGACAATGTGCCAAATATCAAAATATATAGATTTGACGGTTCTCTGTACTATGCCAACAAGGATTATTTTAAATCAACCTTGTATAGCAAAACTGGTGTTAACCCATCATTACTGTTAACTTTACAAAGAAAAGCCAAAAAGGAAGAGGATAACACCAATACACAAgcgaaatgtagttttttttcaaAGCTGAATATAATTAAAATAGAATGTAAACCCCACAAATCTACTGATACACCCATCCCAGAAATTAATATGCATTCGCTTATAATTGACTGTAGTGCTATGCAGTTTGTTGATAGTGTAGGGCTCTCTGTGCTCAAAGAGATCCGCAATGACTATGGGGAGATTGGTATTCGGGTGTTTCTAGCAAACTGCAATCCTTCAGTCCGCCAGCTACTTCGCAGAGGTGACTTTTTTAGCGGAGCCAATAACTGTATTGGTGAACATGCATTTCACAGTGTTCATGACGCAGTCACATTCGCTGAGAGGCAGTTCCAAAAGGAAACAAGGTTAAAACATAATGAAGGTTCCTTCTCAGCTACTACTGAAGGAGGCAATGAAGGTACAAAACAATGA